One Phaseolus vulgaris cultivar G19833 chromosome 4, P. vulgaris v2.0, whole genome shotgun sequence DNA window includes the following coding sequences:
- the LOC137838806 gene encoding uncharacterized protein, with product MRVLFDYHELWDVVESGVSALDAKATEVQRVALRDQKKKEKKALYLIHQGMNDETFEHIEGATTTNEAWTILSTNYKGNDKSKRAKVEKILRSLTPRFEHVVAAIEEANHISTMTVRLLFGSLRVHEQRMNDNKIGKPIEQALQEKASIGSSNHKHGSSQGKGQGHGGSYSSKGRGGQIMEVLSKTTLVSITIQVQITLGGEDVVAEDEETYLDDSFRTKVKFGDASFVLVTGKGRILITLKNGDHKYIYDVFYVPDMKSNLLSMGQLVEKGYVMHIVENKFSIFDKKKVNNESWLWHLRFGHLNFQSLENLSKRNLVNG from the exons atgagagttttgtttgattatcatgaattatgggatgtcgttgagagtggagtgtctgcattagATGCTAAAGCAACTGAGGTGCAACGAGTAGCGCTTCGTGaccaaaagaagaaggaaaagaaagctttgtatctcatccatcaagggatgaatgacgagacgtttgagcatatagaaggagcaacaactACAAATGAGGCTTGGAccattttgtcaaccaattataaaggtaaTGACAAGAGCAAGAGG gcaaaggtggagaagattttgaggtctttaactcccagatttgaacatgttgttgccgcaattgaagaggccaatCACATTTCAAcaatgacagtaaggttattgttCGGTTCCTTACGAGTGCATGAGCAgcggatgaatgacaataagattggaaaaccaattgaacaggctttacaagaaaaagcctcaattggtagctccAATCATAAACACGGTAGTTCACAAGGCAAAGGACAGGGACATGGTGGTAGCTATTCCAGTAAAGGTCGTGGTGGCCAGATCATGGAGGTGTTGAGCAAAACAACATTGGTTTCAATCACaatccaagttcaaataactctTGGCGGGGAGGATGTGGTCGCGGAGGACGAGGAAACat atttggatgactcatttcgcacaaaagtgaaattcggtgatgCCAGTTTCGTTCTGGTAACTGGAAAAGGGagaattcttatcacattgaagaatggtgatcacaagtacatctatgatgttttctatgtaccggatatgaaaagtaatttgttgagtatgggACAGTTGGTTGAAAAGGGTTacgtgatgcacatagttgaaaataaattctcaatttttgataaaaaaaaag tgaataatgaatcgtggttgtggcatttacgctttgggcacttaaattttcagagtttggaaaatctctccaaacgaaatttagtgaatggttgA